Proteins from a single region of Geothrix sp. PMB-07:
- the uraA gene encoding uracil permease, translated as MLRRTIDVDERLPLAQTLPLSLQHLFAMFGATVLVPFLFKVNPATCLLMNGIGTLIYLIVAKGRIPAYLGSSFAFLSPVFAVLAAGLSYSAAQGGFIVFGLIFILLSQVVRFVGTRWIDIIFPPAAMGAIVAIIGLELAPVATNMAGLTAGPAVLGMPLRLALVVSLSTLAVTILASVLLRGFLAVIPVLLGVIAGYVLSLGLGVVDLQTVRTAPWFQVPTLYAPTYNLQAILLILPAALVVLAEHVGHLVVTGNIVGKDLMKDPGLHRSLLGDGLSNVLSGLVGATPNTTYGENIGVMAITKVYSVWVIGGTACIAILVSFSGKLAALIRSIPVPVMGGVCILLFGVIAAAGIRMLIEKKVDYTQSRNLILTSVVLISGISGAAVKLGAVELKGMALGTVVAIALSLLFWAFDRLGLSQDQVEPSDTQH; from the coding sequence ATGTTGCGCCGCACCATCGACGTCGACGAGCGCCTGCCCCTGGCGCAGACCCTTCCCCTGAGCCTCCAGCACCTGTTCGCCATGTTCGGCGCCACGGTGCTGGTGCCCTTTCTGTTCAAGGTGAACCCCGCCACCTGCCTGCTCATGAACGGCATCGGTACGCTGATCTACCTCATCGTGGCCAAGGGCCGCATCCCGGCCTACCTGGGTTCGAGCTTCGCGTTCCTCTCCCCCGTATTCGCCGTGCTGGCGGCGGGGCTGAGCTATTCCGCCGCCCAAGGCGGCTTCATCGTCTTTGGCCTCATCTTCATCCTGCTGTCACAGGTCGTGCGCTTCGTGGGCACCCGCTGGATCGACATCATCTTCCCGCCCGCGGCCATGGGCGCCATCGTGGCCATCATCGGCCTGGAACTGGCCCCCGTAGCCACCAACATGGCCGGTCTCACGGCGGGTCCCGCCGTGCTGGGCATGCCGCTGCGTCTGGCCCTGGTGGTGTCGCTCTCCACCCTGGCGGTGACCATCCTGGCCTCCGTGCTGCTGCGGGGCTTCCTCGCCGTGATTCCGGTGCTGCTGGGCGTCATCGCGGGCTATGTCCTGTCTCTGGGCCTGGGTGTGGTGGACCTGCAGACGGTCCGAACGGCGCCCTGGTTCCAGGTGCCCACCCTGTATGCGCCCACCTACAACCTGCAGGCCATTCTGCTCATCCTGCCTGCAGCCCTGGTGGTGCTGGCCGAACACGTGGGCCACCTCGTGGTCACCGGCAACATCGTGGGCAAGGATCTGATGAAGGACCCAGGCCTGCACCGTTCCCTGCTCGGGGACGGCCTCTCCAACGTGTTGTCGGGGCTGGTGGGCGCCACACCCAACACCACCTACGGTGAGAACATCGGCGTCATGGCCATCACCAAGGTCTACAGCGTGTGGGTGATCGGCGGCACGGCCTGCATCGCCATCCTGGTGTCCTTCTCCGGCAAACTGGCGGCCCTCATCCGCAGCATCCCCGTGCCGGTCATGGGCGGCGTCTGCATCCTGCTCTTCGGCGTCATCGCGGCGGCGGGCATCCGCATGCTCATTGAGAAGAAGGTGGACTACACCCAGTCCCGCAACCTCATCCTCACCTCCGTGGTGCTCATCAGCGGCATCAGCGGGGCCGCCGTGAAGCTGGGGGCGGTCGAGCTCAAGGGCATGGCCCTGGGCACGGTGGTGGCCATCGCTTTGAGCCTGCTGTTCTGGGCCTTCGACCGCCTGGGCCTCAGCCAGGACCAGGTGGAACCCTCTGACACGCAGCACTGA
- a CDS encoding NCS2 family permease, with product MERLFGLKAKGTTVATEVLAGTTTFISMAYVISLIPNAFLKVAGIAPAQGFTAFLVCAILSTLIGAFYANLPIAFASGIGLSAFFAFTVCAPANQGGMGYTIQVALTALLLEGIVFIFLSAMKVREAFMDAIPFSLKKGISVGIGLFIAIIGFVDSGVTQVGLKFDADTIFPVLKNDPAALFGLHDVNNLFIAKFWDHGHLTPAFWSVVGLFLIAVLVARRVKGAILLGILAITLVGLLPVSFGGGFTHLPTGTLFQLPAWPKMFQYDWSWTKSLGGMVNIFIILFTLLFVDMFDTIGTLMGIGAQGKLLDKEGRFPGASKAFMADAVGTTFASMFGTTAITAYIESASGVAEGGKTGLTALVVAGWLALALFLSPLFLMVPLQATAPALMMIGFFMLSEIKEIAFDDITDAIPAYLAVIVMPFTFSIVNGIALGMIAHTVLKAATGRFKEVNGIVLALSLVFLLKLLFLSA from the coding sequence ATGGAACGGTTGTTCGGACTGAAAGCCAAGGGCACCACGGTGGCCACGGAGGTGCTGGCCGGCACCACCACGTTCATCTCCATGGCCTACGTGATCTCGCTCATCCCCAACGCCTTCCTCAAGGTGGCGGGCATCGCACCGGCGCAGGGCTTCACGGCCTTCCTGGTCTGCGCCATCCTCTCGACCCTCATCGGCGCCTTCTACGCGAACCTGCCCATCGCCTTCGCCTCGGGCATCGGCCTCTCCGCCTTCTTCGCGTTCACGGTGTGCGCCCCGGCCAACCAGGGCGGCATGGGCTACACCATCCAGGTGGCGCTCACGGCCCTGCTGCTGGAGGGCATCGTCTTCATCTTCCTCAGCGCCATGAAAGTGCGCGAGGCCTTCATGGACGCCATCCCCTTCTCGCTGAAGAAGGGAATATCGGTGGGCATCGGGCTCTTCATCGCCATCATCGGTTTCGTGGATTCCGGCGTCACCCAGGTGGGTCTGAAGTTCGACGCGGACACCATCTTTCCCGTGCTGAAGAACGATCCGGCGGCCCTCTTCGGCTTGCACGACGTGAACAACCTGTTCATCGCGAAATTCTGGGATCACGGTCACCTGACCCCGGCCTTCTGGAGCGTGGTGGGCCTCTTCCTCATCGCCGTACTGGTGGCCCGGCGCGTGAAGGGCGCCATCCTGCTGGGCATCCTGGCCATCACCCTGGTGGGCCTGCTGCCCGTCTCCTTTGGCGGCGGCTTCACCCACCTCCCCACGGGCACCCTCTTCCAGCTGCCCGCCTGGCCCAAAATGTTCCAGTACGACTGGAGCTGGACGAAGTCCCTGGGCGGCATGGTGAACATCTTCATCATCCTGTTCACCCTGCTCTTCGTGGACATGTTCGACACCATCGGCACGCTCATGGGGATCGGGGCCCAGGGCAAGCTGCTCGACAAGGAGGGCCGCTTCCCCGGTGCTTCCAAGGCCTTCATGGCCGATGCCGTGGGCACCACCTTCGCCTCCATGTTCGGCACCACCGCCATCACCGCTTACATCGAGAGCGCCTCGGGCGTGGCCGAGGGCGGCAAGACCGGCCTCACGGCCCTGGTGGTCGCGGGCTGGCTGGCCCTGGCCCTCTTCCTATCCCCCCTCTTCCTCATGGTGCCCCTGCAGGCCACGGCCCCGGCCCTGATGATGATCGGGTTCTTCATGCTGTCGGAGATCAAGGAGATCGCCTTCGACGACATCACGGATGCCATCCCCGCCTACCTCGCCGTCATCGTGATGCCCTTCACCTTCTCCATCGTCAACGGCATCGCCCTGGGCATGATCGCCCACACCGTGCTGAAGGCTGCCACCGGGCGCTTCAAGGAGGTCAACGGCATCGTCCTCGCGCTGTCCCTGGTGTTCCTGCTCAAGCTCCTCTTCCTGTCGGCCTAG
- a CDS encoding outer membrane protein OmpK yields the protein MTKLALTLLVLAALPLSASDWSDTLIGYRTSSQFREPGIDGTLNKDILQLSHASGWAYGSNFFNVDMLMSDKNDPAANGKTGANEVYVAYRGALSFGKLSGKDLSFGPVRDISVTAGFDFNSKDNAFASKKRFLVFGPTFNLKAPSGFLDLGLWACHEQNQNGIVGKAVDYKTTYYISAAWGMPFELGGVGAEFKGFANYEGAKGKDGFGVDTKPETLANLFLMFDVSPVFGAKKKVYIGGGLEYWNNKFGVPNSDAPAPGTNKRVTAPMLQVQVHF from the coding sequence ATGACCAAGCTCGCCCTCACCCTGCTCGTCCTTGCGGCACTGCCCCTGTCGGCCTCCGACTGGAGCGACACCCTCATCGGCTACCGCACCAGCAGCCAGTTCCGGGAACCCGGCATCGACGGCACCCTGAACAAGGACATCCTCCAGCTCAGCCACGCCAGCGGCTGGGCCTATGGATCGAACTTCTTCAATGTGGACATGCTCATGTCCGACAAGAACGATCCCGCCGCCAACGGCAAGACCGGCGCCAACGAAGTCTACGTGGCCTACCGCGGCGCCCTGAGCTTCGGCAAACTCAGCGGCAAGGACCTCTCCTTCGGTCCCGTGCGCGACATCTCCGTCACGGCGGGCTTCGACTTCAACTCGAAGGACAACGCCTTCGCCTCGAAGAAGCGCTTCCTGGTCTTCGGGCCCACCTTCAACCTGAAGGCCCCGAGCGGCTTCCTCGATCTGGGCCTCTGGGCCTGCCACGAGCAGAACCAGAACGGCATCGTGGGCAAGGCCGTGGACTACAAGACCACCTACTACATCTCGGCGGCCTGGGGCATGCCTTTCGAGCTGGGCGGCGTGGGTGCCGAGTTCAAGGGCTTCGCCAACTATGAAGGCGCCAAGGGCAAGGATGGCTTCGGCGTGGACACCAAACCGGAAACCCTGGCCAACCTCTTCCTCATGTTCGACGTGAGCCCCGTCTTCGGCGCCAAGAAGAAGGTCTACATCGGAGGCGGCCTCGAATACTGGAACAACAAGTTCGGCGTCCCCAACAGCGACGCCCCCGCCCCCGGCACCAACAAGCGCGTCACCGCCCCCATGCTGCAGGTGCAGGTCCACTTCTGA
- a CDS encoding electron transfer flavoprotein subunit alpha/FixB family protein: MATQVFALIPHAGGKADDAALELLSAAQTLFPGCTPTALVLGSGPTLSAVATEVAAAFPEVWSFNQESLAYPNAELIRPLLTKVLPAGAVVMLSHSTLGIDLGPGLSVKLGAAYLPDVVGADGVEGSLVKVVRQEFAGQVSAHVQADASKGLVISFRPGSFAPAPASASGTVVDKSAEAAGLTARRRFLEVVQAEAGDVDITREDVLVSVGRGIGEQDNLSLVEELAEAMGATVCCSRPIVDAKWLDKGRQVGTSGQTVKPKIYLALGISGAFQHLGGLKGSPFIVAVNKNPKAPIFQAAQVGVVADLLELLPELTEQIQKAK; encoded by the coding sequence ATGGCTACCCAAGTTTTCGCACTCATTCCCCACGCCGGTGGCAAGGCCGATGACGCTGCCCTGGAACTGCTCAGCGCTGCCCAGACCCTTTTCCCCGGCTGCACTCCCACGGCGCTCGTCCTGGGTTCGGGCCCCACCCTCAGCGCCGTTGCCACCGAAGTGGCCGCGGCTTTCCCTGAGGTCTGGAGCTTCAACCAGGAATCCCTGGCTTACCCCAATGCCGAGCTGATCCGCCCTCTATTGACGAAGGTCTTGCCCGCAGGTGCCGTGGTGATGCTGTCCCACAGCACGCTGGGCATCGACCTGGGCCCTGGCCTCTCCGTGAAGCTGGGCGCCGCCTACCTGCCTGACGTGGTGGGCGCGGATGGCGTCGAGGGTTCTCTGGTCAAGGTCGTGCGCCAGGAATTCGCTGGCCAGGTTTCGGCCCACGTGCAGGCCGACGCCTCCAAGGGCCTGGTCATCAGCTTCCGTCCCGGCTCTTTCGCGCCGGCCCCGGCTTCGGCCTCCGGCACCGTGGTGGACAAATCCGCCGAGGCCGCGGGGCTCACCGCCCGCCGCCGCTTCCTGGAAGTGGTTCAGGCCGAAGCGGGCGACGTGGACATCACCCGTGAGGACGTGCTCGTGTCCGTGGGCCGCGGCATCGGCGAGCAGGACAACCTGTCGCTGGTGGAGGAACTGGCCGAAGCCATGGGCGCCACCGTCTGCTGCTCCCGTCCCATCGTGGATGCCAAGTGGCTGGACAAGGGCCGCCAGGTCGGCACCTCGGGCCAGACCGTCAAGCCCAAGATCTACCTGGCCCTGGGCATCAGCGGCGCCTTCCAGCATCTCGGCGGCCTCAAGGGCAGCCCCTTCATCGTGGCCGTGAACAAGAACCCCAAAGCCCCCATTTTCCAGGCGGCCCAGGTGGGTGTCGTGGCCGACCTCCTGGAACTGCTTCCCGAACTCACCGAGCAGATTCAGAAGGCCAAATAG
- a CDS encoding electron transfer flavoprotein subunit beta/FixA family protein, with protein MDILVCVKRVPDSAENEISVAAGGADISREDLVYAVNEWDNYAVEEAIQIVEREGGSVTVVALGDSEIEESVRREMAMGAEQGLMLVDDAFAGSDGLGVATILKAAVQKGSYDLVLTGAQADDGAAQVGGMLAALLDYPYASLVNKVEVAGKTLRIGREIEGGSQELNEIDTPCVLSIQTGINEPRYVGLRGIRKVASVEIPVLDAAALGVDAAAVGQAAAKVRRVDYFVPVAGAGAEMLTGSTKEVAAQLVELLKAKGGIN; from the coding sequence ATGGACATTCTGGTGTGTGTGAAACGCGTTCCCGATTCGGCGGAGAACGAGATCAGCGTGGCCGCTGGCGGGGCTGACATCAGCCGCGAGGACCTGGTCTACGCCGTCAACGAGTGGGACAACTACGCGGTGGAAGAGGCCATCCAGATCGTGGAGCGCGAAGGCGGCTCCGTGACCGTGGTCGCCTTGGGCGACTCGGAGATCGAGGAATCCGTGCGCCGCGAAATGGCCATGGGTGCCGAGCAGGGCCTCATGCTGGTCGATGACGCCTTCGCCGGTTCCGATGGTCTCGGCGTGGCCACCATCCTGAAGGCCGCCGTGCAGAAGGGCAGCTACGACCTCGTCCTCACCGGCGCTCAGGCCGATGACGGTGCGGCCCAGGTGGGCGGCATGCTGGCGGCCCTGCTGGACTACCCCTACGCCTCCCTGGTCAACAAGGTGGAAGTGGCGGGCAAGACCCTGCGCATCGGCCGCGAGATCGAAGGCGGCAGCCAGGAGCTGAACGAGATCGACACCCCCTGCGTCCTTTCCATCCAGACCGGCATCAACGAGCCCCGCTACGTGGGCCTCCGCGGCATCCGCAAGGTGGCTTCTGTGGAAATCCCGGTGCTCGACGCCGCCGCTTTGGGCGTGGATGCCGCCGCCGTGGGTCAGGCTGCCGCCAAGGTGCGGCGCGTGGACTACTTCGTCCCCGTGGCCGGTGCCGGCGCTGAGATGCTGACGGGCAGCACCAAGGAAGTGGCCGCCCAGCTGGTGGAGCTCCTCAAGGCCAAGGGAGGGATCAACTGA
- a CDS encoding (Fe-S)-binding protein, with translation MHALPFSPATASLAGVPARLLFLLIPLVGVACFAWMMVRRMAPLLKAAPDSRFDNIGERTILVLKVWLAQWRHPRYMLAGVLHIVLFLGFLVLGLRSFQLIFLGFMEHFTLPGFGGSLGAAYNVAKDYAATAVFLSVVVLAYRRGIVRPARYAVPKELGKDHTGEAILVLGLIGTLLLSESAFEGSLLAVGTHGNATPYTLAWGFQHLFTGLSTPVLARINVASYAIHDLTFFYFLCLLPMGKHFHVITSLFNVYFMRLKPGNVKPVKYGVDDKGLDELKSFGVKTIEDFTWKHQLDFYSCADCGRCSDNCPANRVKRPLSPRFISIKGRDHLYQRYPIFGADKTEAEPLIGGIYSEDEIWSCTTCGACEEECPIGIEYIDKIVDLRRGMVDEGMVPQSLQKPLSALEKRGNPWGKLEKKRADWAAGVGEGFEVKLAEKGDEAETLYFVDSMTSYDDRMQKIAQATARILTKADVDFLALGKEEKDSGHEVRRYGEEMLFQSLKEQNTEAILETGAKRIVTSDPHAYNALKNDYAGLPPVEHVSEVIAAGVEKGKLKFSPLADPSKTYTYHDPCYLGRHNNMYDAPRVAIDAIPGLKRVEMTGACKDRSFCCGGGGLGLFYEPEEEQRMGVLRVNMAKEAGANVIITACPFCLTNMEDAIKVAGLEGQMEAIDLCELVDGQLQH, from the coding sequence ATGCACGCCCTGCCCTTTTCCCCCGCCACAGCCTCGCTGGCGGGGGTTCCTGCCCGCCTGCTGTTCCTGCTGATCCCCCTGGTCGGTGTGGCCTGTTTCGCCTGGATGATGGTCCGCCGCATGGCGCCCCTTCTGAAGGCTGCGCCGGATTCCCGCTTCGACAACATCGGCGAGCGTACGATCCTCGTGCTCAAGGTCTGGCTGGCCCAGTGGCGCCACCCGCGCTACATGCTGGCGGGCGTGCTGCACATCGTGCTGTTCCTCGGTTTCCTGGTGCTGGGCCTGCGCTCTTTCCAGCTGATCTTCCTGGGCTTCATGGAGCACTTCACCCTGCCGGGCTTCGGCGGGTCCCTGGGGGCGGCCTACAACGTGGCCAAGGACTACGCCGCCACGGCCGTCTTCCTCTCCGTGGTGGTGCTGGCCTACCGGCGCGGCATCGTCCGTCCGGCCCGCTACGCGGTGCCCAAGGAACTCGGCAAGGATCACACCGGCGAAGCCATCCTGGTGCTGGGCCTCATCGGCACCCTGCTCCTGTCCGAAAGTGCCTTCGAGGGCAGCCTTCTGGCCGTGGGCACCCACGGAAACGCCACACCCTACACCTTGGCCTGGGGCTTCCAGCATCTCTTCACCGGGCTGTCCACGCCGGTGCTGGCGCGAATCAATGTGGCCAGCTATGCCATCCATGACCTGACATTTTTCTACTTCCTGTGCCTGCTGCCCATGGGCAAGCACTTCCATGTGATCACCTCGCTCTTCAACGTCTACTTCATGCGCCTGAAGCCGGGGAACGTGAAGCCCGTGAAGTACGGCGTGGATGACAAGGGCCTCGATGAGCTGAAGTCCTTCGGCGTGAAGACCATCGAAGACTTCACCTGGAAGCACCAGCTGGACTTCTACAGCTGCGCCGATTGCGGTCGCTGCTCAGACAACTGCCCCGCCAACCGGGTGAAGCGCCCCCTGTCGCCCCGCTTCATCAGCATCAAGGGCCGCGACCACCTCTACCAGCGCTACCCCATCTTCGGCGCGGACAAGACGGAAGCGGAGCCTCTGATCGGCGGCATCTACAGCGAAGACGAGATCTGGTCCTGCACCACCTGCGGCGCCTGCGAAGAGGAATGCCCCATCGGCATCGAGTACATCGACAAGATCGTGGATCTGCGACGCGGCATGGTGGATGAGGGCATGGTGCCCCAGTCCCTGCAGAAGCCCCTCAGCGCCCTGGAAAAGCGGGGCAACCCCTGGGGCAAGCTGGAGAAGAAGCGGGCCGACTGGGCCGCCGGTGTGGGCGAAGGCTTCGAGGTGAAGCTGGCCGAGAAGGGCGACGAGGCCGAGACCCTCTACTTCGTGGACAGCATGACGTCCTATGACGACCGCATGCAGAAGATCGCGCAGGCCACCGCCCGCATCCTCACCAAGGCCGATGTGGACTTCCTGGCCCTGGGCAAGGAGGAGAAGGACAGCGGCCACGAAGTACGGCGCTACGGAGAGGAGATGCTCTTCCAGAGCCTGAAGGAGCAGAACACCGAGGCCATCCTGGAGACCGGCGCCAAGCGCATCGTGACCAGCGATCCCCACGCCTACAACGCCCTGAAGAACGACTACGCGGGCCTGCCGCCGGTCGAGCACGTCAGTGAAGTCATCGCCGCGGGCGTCGAGAAGGGCAAGCTCAAGTTCAGCCCCCTGGCCGATCCCTCCAAGACTTACACCTACCACGACCCCTGCTACCTGGGCCGCCACAACAACATGTATGACGCGCCCCGCGTGGCCATCGACGCCATCCCTGGCCTCAAGCGGGTGGAGATGACCGGCGCGTGCAAAGACCGCTCCTTCTGCTGCGGCGGTGGCGGCCTGGGCCTCTTCTATGAGCCCGAGGAAGAGCAGCGCATGGGTGTGCTTCGCGTCAACATGGCCAAGGAAGCCGGGGCCAATGTGATCATCACCGCCTGCCCCTTCTGCCTTACTAACATGGAGGACGCCATCAAGGTGGCGGGTCTCGAAGGCCAGATGGAAGCCATCGACCTGTGTGAGTTGGTCGACGGGCAGTTGCAGCATTGA
- a CDS encoding acyl-CoA dehydrogenase, with amino-acid sequence MAQILADRRDIDFVLYEQFKVDELAKNKHFADFNRKAVDLIVNEARNLAVKEILPTQVDGDRIGAHFANGAVTMPQSFHKAWKALTEGEWLAMSDDPEWGGQGMPHTVASAATDYLMAANFAFMLTAGLTHGAGKLVEKLGTQKQKDLYLKKIYSGEWGGTMLLTEADAGSDVGALTATATLNPDGTYSITGNKIFISAGEHDLVENIIHPVLARIEGAPAGTAGISMFLVPKYRVNDDGSLGEFNDVVCTGIEEKMGIHGNATCSLSLGSKGQCIGTLLGEPNKGMRGMFMMMNEARLMVGAEGLACASASYLYAVNYARTRVQSRHLLKGADKSAPSVAIIQHPDVRRMLMVMKSYVEGMRSLGYFISHCMDRIHIATNADEKARTQAMVDLLIPVAKGYVTDRAFQVCSLGVQVYGGYGYCREFPVEQLLRDVRITAIYEGTNGIQALDLIGRKLSQNNGQAIQDLFAQMKDVLNTAQGLERVAPIAARVAPAIARLEATAAHMTATMQSDPMTGSAHAFSFLEAVGDMVMGWMLLWRANVAAAALKAGAKEKDAAFYEGQIMSADFFSRNMLPVTLGHMETVLGASSVANDISEDAFGGK; translated from the coding sequence ATGGCCCAGATTCTTGCTGACCGCCGCGACATCGACTTTGTCCTCTACGAGCAGTTCAAGGTGGATGAACTCGCGAAGAACAAGCACTTCGCCGATTTCAACCGCAAGGCCGTCGATCTCATCGTCAATGAAGCCAGGAATCTGGCCGTGAAGGAAATTCTGCCCACCCAGGTGGATGGGGATCGCATCGGGGCCCACTTCGCCAATGGCGCCGTCACCATGCCCCAGTCCTTCCACAAGGCCTGGAAGGCGCTGACCGAGGGCGAGTGGCTGGCCATGAGCGACGATCCGGAATGGGGTGGCCAGGGCATGCCCCACACCGTCGCCAGCGCCGCCACGGATTACCTCATGGCCGCCAACTTCGCCTTCATGCTGACCGCTGGCCTTACCCACGGCGCTGGCAAGCTGGTGGAGAAGCTGGGCACCCAGAAGCAGAAGGACCTCTACCTCAAGAAGATCTACAGCGGCGAATGGGGCGGCACCATGCTGCTCACCGAGGCCGACGCCGGTTCCGACGTGGGCGCGCTCACCGCCACGGCCACGCTGAACCCCGATGGCACCTATTCCATCACGGGGAACAAGATCTTCATTTCCGCAGGCGAGCACGACCTGGTGGAGAACATCATCCACCCGGTGCTGGCCCGCATCGAAGGCGCGCCCGCGGGCACCGCTGGCATCTCCATGTTCCTGGTGCCCAAGTACCGGGTGAACGATGACGGCAGCCTCGGCGAATTCAACGATGTCGTCTGCACCGGCATTGAAGAGAAGATGGGCATCCACGGCAACGCCACCTGCTCCCTGTCCCTGGGCAGCAAGGGCCAGTGCATCGGCACCCTGCTGGGCGAGCCCAACAAGGGCATGCGCGGCATGTTCATGATGATGAATGAGGCCCGCCTCATGGTCGGCGCCGAGGGCCTGGCCTGCGCCAGCGCCTCCTACCTCTACGCCGTGAACTATGCCCGCACCCGCGTGCAGAGCCGCCACCTGCTGAAGGGTGCCGACAAGAGTGCCCCCTCGGTGGCCATCATCCAGCACCCCGATGTGCGCCGCATGCTCATGGTCATGAAGAGCTACGTGGAAGGCATGCGCAGCCTGGGCTACTTCATCTCCCACTGCATGGACCGCATCCACATCGCGACCAACGCCGATGAGAAGGCTCGCACCCAGGCCATGGTCGATCTGCTGATCCCCGTCGCCAAGGGCTACGTGACGGATCGTGCCTTCCAGGTCTGCAGCCTGGGTGTGCAGGTCTACGGAGGCTACGGCTACTGCCGCGAGTTCCCTGTCGAGCAGCTGCTCCGGGACGTGCGCATCACCGCCATCTACGAAGGCACCAACGGCATTCAGGCTCTGGATCTCATCGGCCGGAAGCTCAGCCAGAACAACGGCCAGGCCATCCAGGATCTCTTCGCCCAGATGAAGGATGTCCTCAACACCGCCCAGGGCCTCGAGCGCGTGGCCCCCATCGCGGCACGGGTGGCTCCGGCCATCGCCCGCCTGGAAGCCACCGCCGCCCACATGACCGCCACCATGCAGTCCGATCCCATGACGGGCTCGGCCCATGCCTTCAGCTTCCTGGAAGCGGTGGGCGACATGGTCATGGGCTGGATGCTCCTCTGGCGCGCCAATGTGGCCGCCGCCGCCCTCAAGGCCGGTGCCAAGGAGAAGGACGCCGCCTTCTACGAAGGCCAGATCATGAGCGCCGACTTCTTCAGCCGGAACATGCTGCCCGTGACCCTGGGCCACATGGAGACAGTGCTGGGAGCCAGCAGCGTTGCCAATGACATCTCCGAAGACGCCTTCGGCGGCAAGTAA